A single window of Channa argus isolate prfri chromosome 12, Channa argus male v1.0, whole genome shotgun sequence DNA harbors:
- the LOC137137847 gene encoding uncharacterized protein isoform X3 → MEGHDVSLHCQTKRPPSKLPADFYKDGSLIRTEPTGHMTIHHVTKSDEGLYKCHISSHGESPPSWIYVTEKPTTTSPPSSIYVTAPVCGLILLTLLVLLVRQHVQRKQKDDEMTVGAETITDDITYSDVKIRRHKHHQQKSSRRSKETDPAAVYSTVRTEDVTYGQIVIRPNRSRELSLEADVVYSSVRSTSTPSHL, encoded by the exons atggagggacatgatgtctctctgcactgtcaaacaaagaggcctccctccaagctcccagctgatttctataaagatggctccctcatcaggactgagcctacaggtcacatgaccatccaccatgttaccaagtctgatgaaggcctctacaagtgtcacatcagcagtcatggagagtctccacccagctggatctacgtcacag aaaaacctacaaccaCATCTCCACCCAGCtcgatctacgtcacag CACCTGTTTGTGGTCTGATTCTACTGACATTACTGGTTCTACTGGTGAGACAACATgttcagagaaaacagaaag ATGATGAAATGACAGTCGGAGCAGAGACCatcacagatgacatcacatacaGTGACGTCAAAATACGGCGTCATAAACATCACCAACAAAAGTCCAGTAGACGAAGCAAAG AGACTGATCCAGCTGCAGTTTACTCAACAGTGAGAACAGAAGACGTCACTTATGGACAAATAGTCATCAGACCAAACAGGAGCAGAG agttGTCTCTAGAAGCAGATGTTGTCTACTCTTCAGTGAGGTCAACATCGACACCTTCACACCTTTAG
- the LOC137137847 gene encoding uncharacterized protein isoform X1 has translation MEGHDVSLHCQTKRPPSKLPADFYKDGSLIRTEPTGHMTIHHVTKSDEGLYKCHISSHGESPPSWIYVTEKPTTTSPPSSIYVTETSSTTASNVTFTSSTKLNLLHVSYFVAPVCGLILLTLLVLLVRQHVQRKQKDDEMTVGAETITDDITYSDVKIRRHKHHQQKSSRRSKETDPAAVYSTVRTEDVTYGQIVIRPNRSRELSLEADVVYSSVRSTSTPSHL, from the exons atggagggacatgatgtctctctgcactgtcaaacaaagaggcctccctccaagctcccagctgatttctataaagatggctccctcatcaggactgagcctacaggtcacatgaccatccaccatgttaccaagtctgatgaaggcctctacaagtgtcacatcagcagtcatggagagtctccacccagctggatctacgtcacag aaaaacctacaaccaCATCTCCACCCAGCtcgatctacgtcacag AAACCTCCTCCACCACAGCATCCAACGTTACTTTCACTTCATCAACCAAATTGAACCTTCTCCATGTGTCGTATTTTGTAGCACCTGTTTGTGGTCTGATTCTACTGACATTACTGGTTCTACTGGTGAGACAACATgttcagagaaaacagaaag ATGATGAAATGACAGTCGGAGCAGAGACCatcacagatgacatcacatacaGTGACGTCAAAATACGGCGTCATAAACATCACCAACAAAAGTCCAGTAGACGAAGCAAAG AGACTGATCCAGCTGCAGTTTACTCAACAGTGAGAACAGAAGACGTCACTTATGGACAAATAGTCATCAGACCAAACAGGAGCAGAG agttGTCTCTAGAAGCAGATGTTGTCTACTCTTCAGTGAGGTCAACATCGACACCTTCACACCTTTAG
- the LOC137137874 gene encoding uncharacterized protein, whose product MEGHDVSLQCQTKRPPSKLPADFYKDGSLIRTEPTGHMTIHHVTKSDEGLYKCHISSHGESPPSWIYVTEKPTTTSPPSSIYVTENSSTTASNVTYTSSTKLNLLYVSYFVAPVCGLILLTLPVLLVRQHVQRKQKADEMTVGAETITDDITYSDVKIRRHKHHQQKSRRQSKEIKTKPGGDVLLQSHSPRDADIKLLKWISPDLKTDGSVLFFREKDKQMQPPEAPHIELLLSSAATCWLTPGIVLINPGVLKSKNPSSDTNGTVHF is encoded by the exons atggagggacatgatgtctctctgcagtgtcaaacaaagaggcctccctccaagctcccagctgatttctataaagatggctccctcatcaggactgagcctacaggtcacatgaccatccaccatgttaccaagtctgatgaaggcctctacaagtgtcacatcagcagtcatggagagtctccacccagctggatctacgtcacag aaaaacctacaaccaCATCTCCACCCAGCtcgatctacgtcacag AAAACTCCTCCACCACAGCATCCAACGTTACTTACACTTCATCAACCAAATTGAACCTTCTCTATGTGTCGTATTTTGTAGCACCTGTTTGTGGTCTGATTCTACTGACATTACCGGTTCTACTGGTGAGACAACATgttcagagaaaacagaaag CTGATGAAATGACAGTCGGAGCAGAGACCatcacagatgacatcacatacaGTGACGTCAAAATACGGCGTCATAAACATCACCAACAAAAGTCCAGAAGACAAAGCAAAG agataaaaacaaagcCTGGAGGTGACGTCCTTCTTCAGAGTCACAGTCCCAGAGATGCTGACATCAAACTGCTAAAGTGGATCAGCCCTGACCTGAAGACAGATGgttctgttttgttcttcagGGAGAAAG ACAAACAGATGCAGCCACCTGAAGCCCCTCACATAGAACTGTTATTGTCcagtgctgccacctgctggttgaCACCGGGAATAGTTCTCATCAATCCAGGAGTGTTGAAGAGCAAGAATCCTTCATCAGACACCAATGGGACAGTTCACTTCTAA
- the LOC137137847 gene encoding uncharacterized protein isoform X2 — translation MEGHDVSLHCQTKRPPSKLPADFYKDGSLIRTEPTGHMTIHHVTKSDEGLYKCHISSHGESPPSWIYVTEKPTTTSPPSSIYVTETSSTTASNVTFTSSTKLNLLHVSYFVAPVCGLILLTLLVLLVRQHVQRKQKDDEMTVGAETITDDITYSDVKIRRHKHHQQKSSRRSKETDPAAVYSTVRTEDVTYGQIVIRPNRSRGNR, via the exons atggagggacatgatgtctctctgcactgtcaaacaaagaggcctccctccaagctcccagctgatttctataaagatggctccctcatcaggactgagcctacaggtcacatgaccatccaccatgttaccaagtctgatgaaggcctctacaagtgtcacatcagcagtcatggagagtctccacccagctggatctacgtcacag aaaaacctacaaccaCATCTCCACCCAGCtcgatctacgtcacag AAACCTCCTCCACCACAGCATCCAACGTTACTTTCACTTCATCAACCAAATTGAACCTTCTCCATGTGTCGTATTTTGTAGCACCTGTTTGTGGTCTGATTCTACTGACATTACTGGTTCTACTGGTGAGACAACATgttcagagaaaacagaaag ATGATGAAATGACAGTCGGAGCAGAGACCatcacagatgacatcacatacaGTGACGTCAAAATACGGCGTCATAAACATCACCAACAAAAGTCCAGTAGACGAAGCAAAG AGACTGATCCAGCTGCAGTTTACTCAACAGTGAGAACAGAAGACGTCACTTATGGACAAATAGTCATCAGACCAAACAGGAGCAGAG GCAACAGATAA